The following are encoded in a window of Solibacillus sp. FSL R7-0668 genomic DNA:
- the trpB gene encoding tryptophan synthase subunit beta, which translates to METKVKKGYFGEFGGSFVPPELQKVLDILEDNFEKYKDDPEFNAELNYYFEEYVGRKSPLYFAENLTKQLGGAKIYLKREDLNHTGSHKINNVLGQILLAKRMGAKRVIAETGAGQHGVATATVCAMFGMDCTIYMGAEDTKRQELNVFRMELLGAKVVAVDKGQARLKDAVDEAFADLVENYDHTFYLLGSAVGPHPFPTMVKHFQSVISRESKEQHLQKEGKLPTAVLACCGGGSNAIGSFAEYIDEKEVRLIGVEPDKAATMAHGTPGDLHGFRCLVLQDEAGNPLPTYSIAAGLDYPGVGPEHSHLKTTGRAEYVTVSNEEVLEGFKTLSRVEGIIPALESSHAVAHALKFAPTLSKEDSIIVNISGRGDKDVAQVYEMLK; encoded by the coding sequence ATGGAGACAAAAGTTAAAAAAGGTTATTTTGGTGAATTTGGTGGAAGCTTTGTACCACCTGAATTACAAAAGGTACTTGATATATTAGAGGATAATTTCGAGAAATATAAGGACGATCCTGAATTTAATGCGGAGCTAAATTATTATTTTGAAGAATATGTTGGACGTAAATCACCACTCTATTTTGCCGAAAATTTAACGAAGCAATTAGGTGGTGCGAAAATTTATTTGAAGCGTGAAGATTTGAATCACACAGGCTCTCATAAAATTAATAATGTACTTGGTCAAATTTTGCTAGCGAAGCGCATGGGTGCCAAGCGTGTCATTGCCGAAACAGGAGCAGGGCAGCATGGCGTTGCGACGGCTACGGTTTGTGCGATGTTTGGTATGGATTGCACAATTTATATGGGTGCTGAGGATACGAAGCGCCAAGAATTAAATGTGTTCCGTATGGAGTTATTAGGTGCGAAAGTTGTCGCAGTTGATAAAGGACAGGCACGTTTAAAGGATGCGGTCGATGAAGCATTTGCGGATCTTGTAGAAAACTATGACCATACATTTTATTTACTTGGCTCAGCGGTAGGACCACATCCATTCCCAACGATGGTGAAGCATTTCCAATCGGTTATTAGCCGTGAATCGAAAGAGCAGCATTTACAAAAAGAAGGTAAGCTACCAACAGCGGTATTAGCATGCTGCGGTGGAGGTAGTAATGCGATTGGCTCATTTGCAGAATATATTGATGAAAAAGAAGTTCGCTTAATTGGTGTCGAACCCGATAAAGCAGCAACAATGGCGCATGGTACGCCAGGAGATTTACATGGTTTCCGCTGTCTTGTCCTACAAGATGAGGCAGGTAACCCACTTCCTACGTACTCAATCGCTGCAGGTTTAGATTATCCGGGTGTTGGCCCAGAGCATAGTCATTTGAAAACAACAGGTCGCGCGGAATATGTGACGGTTTCGAATGAGGAAGTGCTAGAAGGCTTCAAAACATTATCGCGTGTAGAGGGGATTATTCCTGCACTTGAATCTTCTCATGCAGTCGCGCATGCACTGAAATTTGCACCCACTTTATCAAAAGAGGATTCGATTATTGTCAATATTTCAGGTCGTGGCGATAAAGACGTAGCGCAAGTATATGAGATGCTGAAGTAA
- a CDS encoding excinuclease — MNTRYKITRLDQEGNPTLSLEECQSFFVKKSDFEYQDSFGASQDGVHMKIKGHFFMWQLENIKIPFRFFEGELYVAVSHPIVLEKTMEIARLLEANYIEG; from the coding sequence ATGAACACACGATACAAAATTACACGTCTTGATCAAGAAGGGAATCCAACGTTAAGCCTGGAGGAATGCCAAAGCTTCTTTGTGAAAAAATCAGATTTCGAGTACCAAGATTCCTTTGGTGCAAGTCAAGACGGTGTGCATATGAAGATTAAGGGTCACTTTTTCATGTGGCAACTAGAAAATATTAAAATTCCGTTTCGTTTCTTTGAAGGTGAGCTATACGTAGCAGTTTCACATCCGATTGTTTTGGAAAAAACGATGGAAATTGCGCGTTTATTAGAAGCGAATTATATTGAAGGGTAA
- a CDS encoding PepSY domain-containing protein — MKKVILIPALAGALALGSIALTDNPVEAAPKGFITMEKARTIAVKAVGGNVTDIELKRKYTGGIYEVEVQSKGFEFDLIIDATSGKILKKEKDDLDNLDDDDVIAFNKKFITPAAAEKIALKKANGTVVKVALENENNRVIYEIEVENGAYEYEFDIDALSGKILKFEKDEMDD; from the coding sequence ATGAAAAAAGTAATTTTAATTCCGGCATTGGCTGGGGCACTTGCACTTGGTAGTATTGCGCTAACTGACAATCCAGTCGAAGCAGCTCCTAAAGGATTCATCACAATGGAAAAGGCGAGAACGATTGCAGTCAAGGCAGTTGGCGGAAATGTGACAGATATTGAATTAAAGCGCAAATATACGGGTGGTATTTATGAGGTGGAGGTTCAATCAAAGGGCTTTGAATTTGATCTAATCATTGATGCAACATCAGGAAAAATCCTAAAGAAGGAAAAAGACGACCTAGATAATTTAGATGACGATGATGTAATTGCATTTAATAAAAAATTTATCACACCGGCAGCTGCTGAAAAAATTGCTCTGAAAAAAGCAAATGGCACAGTCGTAAAAGTAGCCTTAGAAAATGAAAATAATCGCGTAATTTATGAAATCGAGGTCGAAAATGGCGCCTATGAGTATGAATTTGACATCGACGCGCTATCTGGGAAAATTCTCAAATTTGAAAAAGATGAAATGGATGATTAA
- a CDS encoding cation-translocating P-type ATPase: MNLTESYRASIQEVMRQLDVTQQGLTDYEVRSRHKKYGYNELKEGKQKNIIHVLLEQFQDFLVLILIAAALISIFLGDVGSSFVILVVIALNAILGTVQHVRAEKSLNSLKAMSAPVSKVKRGGEIVEIPSREVVVGDLLILETGDFISADGRIIESHSLQLNESSLTGESLAIDKNANSIQETDIALGDKRNMVFSGSFVTSGRGQAIVTSIGMSTEIGKIANLLENAQEKKTPLQVSLDRFGKRLALGIIIICLIIFGLDLIRGRELVDSFMFAVSLAVAAIPEALSSIVTIVLAVGTQNMAKENAIIRKLYAVESLGSVSIICSDKTGTLTQNKMTVQELYIEEQVLPSNQLQLENPQHKKLLNFAMLCNDSVIVEDKQMGDPTELALVKLGRTFHLNEQVLRGLHHRVGEIPFDSTRKLMSTLNQIGNHSVMITKGAVDVLLPRISRIDSSDRSAITKQQLERIKQVNQDFSNAGLRVIAITYKDVFSSTISEKDEQDLIFIGLIAMMDPPREESAQAVADCIKAGIKPVMITGDHKITAVAIAKQIGILKDPTEAIEGTEIEKLSDRELKVLVEKYSVYARVTPEHKIRIVKAWQEKGHVVAMTGDGVNDAPALKQAEIGVAMGKSGTEVAKDASAMILTDDNFSTIVKSISNGRSIYANIKNAIKFLLSGNAGAIIVVLYATLFALPAPFLPIHLLFINLLTDSLPAIAIGLEPHNKKLMKDKPRNINEPLLNKSFVSQIGFEGAVIGAVTIIAFHIGLSSGDTGVATTMAFATLCLSRLIHGFNCRSEESLLKLGIFSNLSVWIAFLIGFSLLNFVLITGFFEVADLNDFQYLTIYGLSLVPLIMIQLEKLLTKV, translated from the coding sequence GTGAATTTAACAGAATCTTACCGAGCATCCATACAAGAGGTAATGAGACAGTTAGATGTAACGCAACAAGGATTAACAGATTACGAAGTTCGTTCTCGACATAAAAAGTATGGCTATAACGAGCTGAAAGAAGGTAAACAGAAAAATATTATTCATGTTTTATTGGAGCAATTTCAGGATTTTTTAGTCCTCATTTTAATTGCTGCTGCACTAATTTCTATCTTTCTTGGAGATGTAGGAAGCTCCTTCGTCATTTTAGTCGTAATTGCTTTAAATGCCATTTTGGGAACGGTTCAGCATGTACGAGCAGAAAAATCGTTAAACAGTTTAAAAGCAATGTCGGCACCCGTCTCCAAAGTAAAGCGTGGCGGAGAAATTGTTGAAATACCATCAAGAGAAGTGGTTGTTGGGGACCTGCTCATTTTAGAAACGGGGGATTTTATTAGTGCAGATGGTCGGATAATTGAAAGCCATAGTCTGCAATTAAACGAAAGCTCATTAACAGGCGAATCCTTAGCAATCGATAAAAACGCCAATTCCATTCAGGAAACGGATATTGCACTTGGGGATAAGAGGAATATGGTTTTCTCAGGTAGCTTTGTAACGAGTGGTCGTGGACAAGCGATCGTTACCTCTATCGGAATGAGCACTGAGATTGGGAAAATTGCGAACTTACTGGAGAATGCGCAAGAGAAAAAAACGCCCTTACAAGTCAGTCTGGACCGTTTTGGAAAACGTCTGGCACTTGGCATTATTATCATTTGCCTTATTATATTTGGGTTGGATCTTATTCGCGGTCGCGAGTTAGTGGATTCCTTTATGTTCGCTGTTTCACTAGCTGTTGCAGCGATTCCAGAAGCACTCAGCTCGATTGTGACCATTGTTCTTGCTGTGGGAACTCAAAATATGGCAAAGGAAAATGCCATTATTCGCAAACTGTATGCCGTAGAAAGTTTGGGGAGTGTGTCAATTATCTGTTCAGATAAGACGGGCACATTGACTCAAAATAAAATGACGGTTCAAGAGCTGTATATAGAAGAACAGGTTTTACCTTCTAATCAGCTACAATTGGAAAATCCACAACACAAAAAATTACTCAATTTCGCAATGCTCTGCAATGATTCCGTTATTGTCGAGGACAAGCAAATGGGTGATCCTACAGAATTAGCATTGGTAAAATTAGGGCGCACATTTCATTTAAATGAGCAGGTGCTACGTGGTTTGCATCATCGCGTTGGCGAAATTCCTTTTGATTCTACTCGAAAATTAATGAGTACACTGAACCAGATAGGAAATCATTCCGTGATGATTACAAAAGGGGCAGTGGACGTACTTCTCCCACGTATTAGCCGAATCGATTCAAGTGATCGTTCAGCGATTACGAAGCAGCAACTGGAAAGAATTAAACAGGTCAATCAAGACTTTTCGAATGCGGGGTTACGGGTAATTGCTATTACGTACAAAGATGTCTTTTCTTCTACGATAAGTGAAAAGGATGAGCAGGATTTAATATTTATCGGTTTAATTGCGATGATGGATCCACCTCGTGAAGAATCTGCTCAGGCAGTTGCGGATTGTATCAAGGCAGGTATCAAGCCTGTCATGATTACAGGGGATCATAAAATTACAGCAGTAGCGATCGCGAAGCAAATTGGTATTTTAAAGGACCCTACTGAAGCGATTGAAGGGACGGAAATTGAAAAGCTTTCGGATAGAGAATTGAAGGTGCTCGTAGAAAAATATTCTGTTTATGCGCGTGTCACACCGGAGCATAAAATTCGTATTGTCAAAGCTTGGCAAGAAAAAGGACATGTTGTGGCAATGACGGGAGATGGTGTAAATGATGCCCCGGCATTAAAACAAGCTGAGATTGGTGTCGCAATGGGCAAATCAGGAACAGAAGTGGCAAAGGATGCTTCAGCGATGATATTAACTGATGATAATTTTTCTACCATAGTTAAATCCATCTCAAATGGCCGAAGTATTTATGCAAATATTAAAAACGCGATTAAGTTTTTATTATCTGGAAACGCCGGCGCGATTATTGTCGTGCTATATGCAACACTATTTGCGTTACCCGCGCCGTTTTTACCGATTCATCTATTATTTATCAATTTATTAACCGATAGTTTACCTGCGATTGCCATTGGTTTGGAGCCACATAATAAAAAGCTCATGAAGGACAAGCCGCGAAACATTAATGAGCCACTTTTAAATAAATCCTTTGTTTCCCAAATAGGATTTGAAGGTGCGGTTATTGGGGCAGTGACGATTATCGCATTTCATATTGGGCTATCGTCAGGAGACACAGGAGTAGCGACAACGATGGCATTTGCCACATTATGTTTATCTAGGCTTATACATGGATTTAATTGTCGCTCGGAGGAATCTCTTTTGAAGCTTGGTATTTTCTCTAATTTGTCCGTTTGGATCGCCTTTTTAATCGGATTTTCATTGCTTAACTTCGTGCTAATTACCGGGTTTTTTGAAGTTGCAGATTTGAACGACTTCCAATATTTAACGATTTATGGTTTATCATTGGTTCCGCTTATTATGATCCAGCTGGAGAAGTTACTTACGAAGGTTTAG
- a CDS encoding plasmid pRiA4b ORF-3 family protein: MQTNPLQVTLDDPTTIVADFSVFLNYLKQQPVKLTKTKQQLGRKDLRALYELLPNLGLEVGEKSTQSYYPVINLFVELALKLELINQTYKGSTCAFVVADEQLQVFEKLTATEQYATLLKCFWLEADWETLQGALYASPPLNIAALFDHLTRLPVNEKILLHKDQHMAHLLASYGHFLLYFQYFGFWDVKLNSELEPKTKVQATTIVVKPFLKPLIPILRSSFDNQMSVHSFDFLSLFASHLAEGDQSFTSEAEFVAALKPLFAEGQLDKVLEKKEPVMLKGEYLFKVALSGSCWRTIALQDSHTLLELHKWIQEAFDFSDDHLYAFYMDNQPFSSNCFNSPYDDEGPFVNEVTIGELYLREGQQFMYLFDFGDEWTFSVTVQKINEGIDAVESGIREKKGESPEQYGW; the protein is encoded by the coding sequence ATGCAAACCAATCCACTACAAGTAACACTAGATGATCCGACTACGATCGTTGCGGATTTTTCTGTTTTTCTAAATTATTTAAAGCAGCAGCCGGTAAAACTAACGAAAACAAAACAACAGCTTGGTAGAAAGGATTTACGAGCCTTATATGAGCTGTTACCGAATCTTGGACTAGAGGTGGGTGAAAAAAGCACTCAAAGCTATTATCCAGTCATTAATTTATTTGTGGAGCTAGCACTTAAGCTAGAATTAATCAATCAAACCTATAAAGGAAGTACATGCGCATTTGTCGTTGCAGATGAACAATTACAAGTCTTTGAAAAGCTGACAGCAACGGAGCAATATGCCACGCTATTAAAATGCTTTTGGCTAGAAGCGGATTGGGAAACATTGCAAGGGGCGCTTTATGCAAGCCCACCTTTAAATATAGCAGCTCTTTTTGACCATTTGACCCGCTTACCCGTCAATGAAAAAATCCTGCTGCATAAGGACCAGCATATGGCGCATTTACTTGCATCGTACGGGCATTTCCTGCTCTATTTCCAATACTTTGGTTTTTGGGACGTTAAATTAAACAGTGAGCTCGAGCCTAAAACAAAGGTGCAAGCGACTACGATTGTCGTAAAGCCATTTTTAAAGCCACTGATTCCCATTTTACGAAGCAGCTTTGATAATCAGATGAGTGTGCATTCTTTTGATTTTTTGAGCTTATTTGCATCGCATTTAGCAGAAGGGGATCAATCCTTTACAAGTGAGGCGGAGTTTGTTGCTGCGCTAAAGCCACTGTTTGCAGAGGGACAGCTTGATAAGGTGCTTGAGAAAAAAGAACCGGTTATGCTGAAGGGTGAATATTTATTTAAGGTGGCTCTTTCAGGAAGTTGTTGGCGAACAATTGCACTTCAGGATTCGCATACTTTGCTGGAGCTACATAAATGGATTCAAGAAGCGTTTGATTTTTCGGACGACCATTTGTATGCGTTCTATATGGACAACCAGCCTTTCAGCTCAAATTGCTTTAATTCACCATATGATGATGAAGGACCATTTGTAAATGAGGTAACAATTGGAGAACTTTACTTACGCGAAGGCCAGCAGTTCATGTATTTATTTGATTTTGGTGATGAATGGACATTTAGCGTAACGGTTCAAAAAATTAATGAAGGTATTGACGCTGTTGAATCTGGCATCCGTGAAAAAAAGGGTGAATCGCCAGAACAGTATGGTTGGTAG
- a CDS encoding DUF7309 domain-containing protein: protein MYQIYVESVKNPQVYRVFQVFPEQTLFDLEFVIAAGFDELDTLDSRFEVQLKNGQPINKIIYTFPEEDKDLNSGEELLEEWLVQPGDQLLYCAKNKFEAKVRLEKILEERLEFEVCIAGQGSLQSPRKKNVDLEELNLNLSLKQVMRDLAFEEIDNYMDPDYETLLQLSNAFNKMKPWTFFNNEDIIAIELEKYEEVFYVSVMGAAHQEFGLMIYDEENGYELLADILYGKQLAEDFHLDLSGLTVNFVDRAELEQEDYQLIKDCGMTFRGKNKWIQFRSYEPGVFPRIPAFSDVELLKTIVQAMIQVTQKRMQGWHYPVVPMHTYPAFKISEFGTISQEYIMEVNPPAKGEIEIEITDIERAQFKRKPKVALQLEFDLFYLPHVVPSDEDENRLIYPVVCVAFDRTTGEALSHDILPFPKFEFIQQQMFWGLLKEMPVRPNKVYVNKGTKEVLAQLAKSIGVELVMSELPNVQNFKKFMANTPPID, encoded by the coding sequence ATGTATCAAATTTATGTAGAAAGTGTCAAAAATCCACAGGTATATCGCGTGTTTCAGGTGTTTCCAGAGCAAACATTATTTGATTTGGAGTTTGTAATAGCGGCAGGCTTTGATGAATTGGACACTTTGGATTCGAGATTTGAAGTACAGTTGAAAAATGGTCAGCCTATAAATAAGATCATTTATACATTTCCAGAAGAAGACAAGGATTTGAATAGCGGAGAGGAGCTTTTAGAGGAGTGGCTTGTGCAGCCAGGCGATCAGCTCTTGTATTGTGCTAAAAATAAATTCGAAGCAAAAGTTCGACTAGAGAAAATTTTGGAGGAGCGTTTGGAGTTTGAGGTATGCATTGCAGGACAAGGCTCGCTGCAATCACCACGCAAAAAAAATGTGGATTTAGAAGAGTTGAATTTGAATTTGAGTTTAAAGCAAGTAATGAGGGATTTGGCTTTTGAAGAGATTGACAACTATATGGACCCCGATTATGAGACATTATTACAGCTGTCAAATGCATTCAATAAGATGAAGCCTTGGACGTTTTTCAATAATGAGGATATTATCGCAATCGAACTGGAGAAGTATGAGGAAGTATTTTATGTTTCGGTAATGGGCGCGGCTCATCAAGAATTTGGCTTAATGATTTATGATGAAGAAAATGGCTATGAATTATTAGCTGATATTTTGTATGGAAAGCAGCTTGCTGAGGACTTCCATTTGGATTTAAGTGGCTTGACGGTAAATTTTGTAGACCGCGCAGAGTTAGAGCAGGAGGATTACCAGCTAATTAAAGATTGCGGTATGACCTTCCGAGGAAAAAATAAATGGATTCAGTTCCGCTCCTATGAACCTGGCGTCTTTCCAAGGATTCCAGCTTTTAGTGACGTAGAGCTGTTAAAAACAATCGTACAAGCAATGATTCAAGTAACACAAAAACGGATGCAGGGCTGGCATTATCCAGTTGTTCCGATGCATACGTATCCAGCATTTAAGATTTCTGAATTTGGGACGATTAGTCAAGAATATATAATGGAAGTGAATCCGCCAGCTAAAGGTGAGATAGAAATCGAAATTACGGATATCGAGCGCGCACAATTTAAGCGAAAGCCAAAAGTGGCGCTCCAGCTTGAATTTGATTTATTTTACTTACCTCATGTCGTGCCTTCTGATGAGGATGAAAATCGTCTCATCTACCCTGTTGTGTGCGTCGCATTCGATCGAACAACAGGAGAAGCTTTGTCCCATGATATTCTGCCATTTCCCAAATTTGAATTTATTCAGCAGCAAATGTTTTGGGGGCTGTTAAAGGAAATGCCGGTTCGTCCAAATAAGGTTTATGTGAATAAGGGAACAAAAGAAGTTTTAGCACAATTGGCCAAATCAATTGGTGTAGAGCTCGTAATGAGTGAATTACCGAATGTGCAGAATTTCAAGAAGTTTATGGCTAATACCCCGCCGATTGACTGA
- a CDS encoding HEAT repeat domain-containing protein yields MKSFKKELPEQYEALKKQANYTSSWRERLAAVETLSAYQHEKVIDLLTHRMKNDTVYNVQTAAYNALVAFGENVDKPKPARFDIIKGTDKIFLRVKKSLPKEHSVADFADKLKRMRLDVFDAYEGDKGEQFMTWLEERWAKL; encoded by the coding sequence TTGAAATCGTTTAAAAAAGAATTACCAGAACAATATGAAGCATTAAAGAAACAGGCGAATTATACATCAAGCTGGCGCGAGCGTTTAGCCGCAGTTGAGACGCTATCTGCTTATCAACACGAAAAGGTGATTGATTTATTAACTCACCGCATGAAAAATGATACAGTATACAACGTACAAACAGCCGCTTACAATGCGCTCGTAGCATTTGGCGAAAATGTAGATAAGCCTAAACCCGCACGTTTTGATATCATTAAAGGCACGGACAAGATTTTCTTACGTGTGAAAAAAAGTTTGCCTAAGGAGCATAGCGTGGCAGATTTTGCTGACAAGCTAAAACGTATGCGCTTAGATGTATTTGATGCCTATGAAGGCGATAAAGGTGAGCAATTTATGACTTGGCTTGAGGAACGTTGGGCGAAGCTGTAA
- a CDS encoding YqhV family protein has translation MEVIETALLLIILLRLFSGSIDLAAAALMFKFNDLEKAFYINTLLALVGPVVLIVTTGIALFGLAEKISLLRMVCLFSGIGLILFSLRAQ, from the coding sequence GTGGAAGTTATTGAAACGGCACTTCTGTTAATCATTTTACTCAGACTTTTTTCAGGAAGTATAGATTTAGCGGCGGCTGCATTAATGTTTAAGTTCAATGATTTAGAAAAGGCCTTTTATATCAATACGTTACTTGCTTTGGTGGGCCCCGTTGTATTAATTGTTACGACGGGCATCGCGTTATTTGGTTTAGCGGAAAAAATTTCACTTCTAAGAATGGTTTGTCTATTTTCGGGGATTGGCCTTATTCTTTTTAGTTTGAGAGCTCAGTGA
- a CDS encoding DUF5698 domain-containing protein — translation MKEILLILLLQLVYVPLFTLRTIFLVKNITMLAALIGIVEMLIYVFGLSLVFNGDQGLLAMVVYAVGFGIGIIIGTRIEQKLAIGYIYVTINTQSRNEQLIKIIREEGFAVTTYIGEGRDSQRYKYEILTKRNREKELFMLIEHHEPNAFIISYEPKSFKGGFLVKRMKQHKKHK, via the coding sequence TTGAAGGAAATTTTACTTATTCTACTGCTACAACTTGTATATGTCCCGCTATTTACACTGCGCACGATATTCCTAGTTAAAAATATTACGATGCTCGCAGCTCTTATTGGAATTGTGGAAATGCTCATTTATGTATTTGGTCTTTCACTCGTATTCAATGGGGATCAAGGACTTCTTGCGATGGTCGTTTACGCGGTCGGGTTTGGTATCGGAATTATTATTGGGACGCGCATCGAGCAAAAGCTGGCGATTGGCTATATTTACGTAACGATTAATACGCAAAGTCGTAATGAGCAATTGATTAAAATTATTCGTGAAGAAGGCTTTGCAGTCACTACTTATATTGGCGAAGGACGCGACAGTCAGCGTTATAAATACGAAATCTTAACGAAACGGAATCGCGAAAAGGAATTATTTATGCTCATCGAACACCATGAACCGAATGCCTTTATTATTTCCTATGAGCCAAAGTCGTTCAAGGGTGGTTTTTTGGTCAAACGGATGAAGCAGCATAAAAAACATAAATGA
- the asnB gene encoding asparagine synthase (glutamine-hydrolyzing): MCGFIGYINGTNKIDHHQTIERMMNTIIHRGPDSGGIYTDDKVTLGFRRLSIIDLSDAANQPMYSADGNIVLVFNGEIFNFQELRADLVARGYSFTTQSDSEVLIYGYIEFGVEFVKQLRGMFAFCVWDKKKDLQFIARDGFGIKPLYYTSYTYDQTFIFGSEIKSFLPHPSFIKELNKEALRPYLTFQYNSMDETFFKGVYKLPPAHYMVIQNGKKNIVQYWNKKFDAQEAPLEKYVEEIRETMRNSVKAHKISDVKVGSFLSGGVDSSYITALLRPDKSFSVGFLDYEEMFDETSLAKDLSNTLDVQNERKYITADECFEALPKIQWHMDEPQSNLSSLPLYFLSQLAAKDVTVVLSGEGADEVFGGYSWYQSSNKMRQYEKVPFSVRKALGSVAEMFPKNRYTQFLIKGGQTVEQRFIGHAIVWEEQDALKVLKPDYQNGPSVNSITKRIYDEIPSGDDVTKMQYLDFHLWMPGDILLKADKMSMAHSIELRVPFLDKEVMELAKKIPSNYRVNTTNTKYALRQASYQELPEEWVKRPKLGFPVPIRHWLREEKYYKLVKELFNEDFAKEFFDTDQLVGYLDEHFEGKANRGRYIWTVYVYLVWYKCFFVEME, encoded by the coding sequence ATGTGCGGATTTATTGGCTATATTAATGGAACAAATAAGATTGACCATCATCAAACAATAGAACGGATGATGAATACGATTATCCACCGTGGACCGGACAGTGGAGGTATTTATACAGATGATAAAGTAACATTAGGTTTCCGTCGATTAAGTATTATTGATTTATCTGATGCGGCAAACCAGCCTATGTACAGCGCTGATGGCAATATCGTCCTTGTCTTTAACGGAGAAATTTTCAACTTTCAAGAATTACGCGCAGACCTTGTAGCGAGGGGCTATTCGTTTACAACCCAATCAGACAGTGAAGTTTTAATTTATGGATATATCGAATTTGGTGTCGAATTTGTCAAGCAGCTTCGAGGGATGTTCGCGTTTTGTGTTTGGGATAAAAAGAAAGATTTACAGTTTATTGCTCGGGATGGCTTTGGCATTAAGCCACTGTATTATACGAGTTATACATATGATCAAACCTTCATTTTCGGCTCAGAGATTAAATCATTTTTACCTCATCCCTCGTTCATTAAAGAATTAAATAAAGAGGCATTACGACCCTATTTAACGTTTCAGTACAATTCAATGGATGAAACTTTTTTTAAAGGGGTATATAAATTACCGCCAGCACACTATATGGTCATCCAAAATGGAAAGAAGAATATTGTACAATATTGGAATAAAAAATTCGATGCCCAAGAAGCGCCTCTCGAAAAGTATGTAGAAGAAATTCGTGAAACAATGAGAAACTCTGTAAAAGCACATAAAATTAGTGATGTGAAGGTGGGGTCTTTTCTATCAGGTGGAGTAGATTCCAGTTATATTACGGCATTACTACGTCCAGATAAATCATTCTCAGTTGGATTTTTGGACTATGAAGAAATGTTCGACGAGACAAGCTTAGCAAAAGATTTATCAAACACGTTAGATGTTCAAAACGAACGAAAATATATTACGGCAGATGAATGCTTTGAGGCATTACCTAAAATTCAATGGCATATGGATGAGCCACAATCCAATTTATCGTCTTTGCCACTTTATTTTTTGTCACAATTAGCAGCAAAGGATGTAACAGTTGTTCTTTCAGGCGAGGGAGCAGATGAAGTTTTTGGTGGCTACTCCTGGTACCAAAGCTCAAATAAAATGCGACAATATGAAAAAGTACCATTTAGTGTACGTAAAGCATTAGGCAGTGTAGCAGAAATGTTTCCAAAAAATCGCTATACACAATTTCTAATAAAAGGTGGTCAAACAGTTGAACAGCGTTTCATCGGTCATGCTATCGTTTGGGAAGAACAGGATGCCTTAAAAGTTTTAAAGCCGGACTATCAAAATGGCCCCTCAGTTAATTCTATTACAAAACGTATTTATGATGAAATACCGAGTGGTGATGATGTCACAAAAATGCAATATTTAGATTTTCACCTGTGGATGCCAGGTGATATTTTACTAAAGGCTGATAAAATGAGTATGGCACATTCAATTGAATTACGTGTACCATTTTTAGATAAAGAAGTAATGGAGCTTGCGAAAAAAATACCGTCTAATTATCGAGTGAACACGACAAATACAAAATACGCCCTTCGACAAGCATCGTATCAGGAGTTGCCAGAGGAATGGGTAAAGCGACCAAAACTTGGGTTCCCTGTCCCTATTCGTCACTGGCTACGTGAGGAGAAGTATTATAAGTTAGTGAAAGAACTATTTAACGAGGATTTTGCAAAGGAATTCTTCGATACAGATCAATTAGTCGGTTATTTAGATGAACATTTTGAAGGCAAAGCAAATCGTGGCCGCTATATTTGGACAGTGTACGTATATCTTGTTTGGTATAAGTGCTTCTTTGTTGAGATGGAATGA